The genomic segment AGCGAAGTCGAGATGAACCTGGTCTTTCGCTCTAAAAGCTTCATTAGAAATAATAGAGTTTTTTTTATGCCTATATGCCTAAAAGTTTCTTAAAAAAATAAGGTAAAAAGTTTACTCATAAAGTTTGTCTTGCTGTAAGCATTTCATACCCAATACTGGAGAAAATCCTTTCAAGATAACAAACTGAGTAGAAAAACTGGAAGGAAAAAACGAATTTTAATAGTATTTAAAATGATTTCAACCTATCTCCAAAAATCAATAATAACACAATAGGAACTGCCAATAAAATAACCATTAATTTATTTGTTGAAATTAGTGAAGGATATAAAACCAAAGTAGTTGCAAAACCACCCATTGCTCCTCCTAAGTGTGCTGCATGACCAACGTTTCCTAATTGTTTTTTCATTCCATAAATGGAATATAACAAATATCCTATTCCGAAAATATATCCTGGAATTGGAAGAGGAATATAAAATAAATACAGACTCATATCTGGATACAATAATATGGACGAATATATAACCCCAGATACTGCTCCAGATGCTCCAACTGCACTGTAATAAGGCTCTTTTTTATGGTAAGTCAAAGAATATAAACTCCCAGCCAATAAACTACCAAAATAAATAATTAAGAAATAAGGAGTTCCTAACATTCCAGAAACGATTCTTCCAAATAAATATAAAGCATACATATTAAAACCTAAATGCATCCAATCTACATGTAAAAAACCAGAAGTAAACATTCTTATTTTTTCTCCAGATATAATTTTACTTACTTGAAACTTATATTTATCTAAAAAAGAGTAATCGTTAAATCCTTTCATCGAAACCAAAACATTGGCTATAATAATAAGTAAAATTGCGCTATTTATATTTTCTATCATAGAACAAACATAATAAAAACCATTAGTAATATCTCTTTTCGTTTTAAATTTAAATACGATATTTGCAATATTAAAACCATATTATGCAATTTCTTGTTTTTGCGCTTACTTACCCAATTATTTGGATTCTATCGAGATTACCAATGAGATTATTATATATAAAGTCCGATGTTTTTTACTTTCTAATTTATCATGTTATTGGTTATAGAAAAGCAGTGGTTTTAGAAAATTTAAAAATGGCTTTTCCTAAAAAATCGGAAGAAGAACTTTTAAAAATTAGAAAAAAATTCTTTAAACATTTAATGGATTTAATGATGGAGAGTGTAAAAGCTTTCTCTATTTCTGAAAAAGAAATTTTAAAACGTTATAAATACAAAAATCCAGAATTGGTAAACGAATTTGTAAAGCAAGGAAAAAGTATTGCC from the Polaribacter cellanae genome contains:
- a CDS encoding rhomboid family intramembrane serine protease produces the protein MIENINSAILLIIIANVLVSMKGFNDYSFLDKYKFQVSKIISGEKIRMFTSGFLHVDWMHLGFNMYALYLFGRIVSGMLGTPYFLIIYFGSLLAGSLYSLTYHKKEPYYSAVGASGAVSGVIYSSILLYPDMSLYLFYIPLPIPGYIFGIGYLLYSIYGMKKQLGNVGHAAHLGGAMGGFATTLVLYPSLISTNKLMVILLAVPIVLLLIFGDRLKSF